Proteins from one Nyctibius grandis isolate bNycGra1 chromosome 2, bNycGra1.pri, whole genome shotgun sequence genomic window:
- the P2RY8 gene encoding P2Y purinoceptor 8: MVKNGSHLDVETLAMLQNKAISITLPVVYTLVAMISIPGNLFSLWVLCWHIKPKTPSVIFMINLSITDLMLASCFPFQIAYHIQRNHWSFGKTLCSLVTVMFYSNMYSSILTMTCISIERYMGVVYPMKLIKWRRKRYALAACLGMWIFLLLAFYPLESTDLTYEVKELGIITCFDVLKWDMLPGFGAWVAFLLTLFVVLFLIPFVVTVGCYIGTIRKLIQTSNRYGNRQKTRSIYLAIIVLLVFVTCFAPNNFILLVHMIVRLFYDRSLYPAYKLTLCLSCLNNCIDPFIYYFASKEFYQKFMQVFRPKVLLSDSSENRRESLFSGRTMSARSMSSGPMDGLEGVKVYLQRQESVF; encoded by the coding sequence CCCACCTGGATGTTGAAACGCTGGCAATGCTCCAGAATAAAGCTATCTCCATCACCCTCCCAGTTGTGTATACACTGGTGGCTATGATCAGTATCCCTGGCAACTTGTTCTCCCTTTGGGTGCTCTGCTGGCACATCAAACCCAAAACACCTTCTGTTATCTTCATGATCAACCTAAGCATCACGGATCTCATGCTGGCCAGCTGCTTTCCCTTCCAGATTGCTTATCACATCCAAAGAAATCACTGGAGCTTTGGCAAGACTCTTTGCAGCCTTGTGACTGTGATGTTCTACTCCAACATGTATTCTTCCATACTGACCATGACCTGTATCAGCATTGAGCGGTACATGGGTGTGGTATATCCCATGAAGTTGATcaagtggagaagaaaaagatatgcCCTGGCTGCCTGCTTAGGTATGTGGATTTTCTTGCTTCTAGCCTTCTACCCACTAGAAAGCACAGATCTGACCTATGAGGTGAAAGAATTGGGGATTATAACCTGTTTTGATGTCCTCAAATGGGATATGTTGCCCGGCTTTGGAGCCTGGGTAGCCTTTCTCCTCACGCTATTTGTCGTGCTCTTCTTGATCCCTTTTGTTGTAACAGTTGGATGCTATATTGGCACCATTCGGAAGCTTATTCAGACGTCAAACAGATACGGTAACAGGCAGAAGACTAGATCCATATACCTGGCAATTATAGTCCTTCTGGTATTCGTCACTTGCTTCGCCCCCAATAACTTTATCCTACTTGTGCATATGATCGTCCGTCTATTTTATGACAGGAGTTTGTACCCTGCCTACAAGCTCACCTTGTGCCTCAGTTGCCTCAACAACTGCATAGAtcctttcatttattattttgcatCCAAAGAATTTTACCAGAAATTCATGCAAGTGTTTCGCCCCAAGGTACTGCTCAGCGACAGTTcggaaaacagaagggaaagctTATTCTCTGGCAGGACCATGTCAGCCAGGTCGATGTCAAGTGGACCTATGGATGGGTTAGAAGGAGTAAAGGTCTATTTGCAAAGGCAGGAAAGTGTTTTTTAG